In the Desulfosporosinus acidiphilus SJ4 genome, CAGCAGGGTTTGTTTCTTCCGGAAGTTCTTTACTCATTGGATTTATTGCTGGAGGAATTTGCTACTTGGGTGTAAGTGTACTTAAGGATAAGCTAGGTTACGATGATGCCCTCGACGTTTTTGGCATTCATGGGATTGGCGGCACGTGGGGTACACTGGCCACAGGGATTTTTGCAGATGTAAGACTTAATTCTCAGGGCCATAATGGTTTGTTCAATGGGGGGGGAATTCATCCGGTGTTAATCCAGCTTCTTGCCATTGTTGCAACGTACGTATTTACGAGCATCATGACGTTTGTTATTTTGAAAGCAGTTGCTTTGTTCACGCCTTTAAGAGCAACAGATGATGAGCAGGTCAACGGCTTAGATTTAACTCAGCACAGGGAAAATGCTTATCCGGATTTTGAACTTAATGAGAATGTGTATATTTAAGCTTAAAGCGCAGTCTCACCGTGTTCTCCGGTTCTGATTCGGATGGCATCTGCAACATCGTAAACAAAAATCTTGCCATCGCCAAATTTTCCTGTTTTTGAAGATTCAACAAGGGCAGTGATGACCTCATCAACCTTAACAGAAGTTACAACAACTTCAAGCTTTATTTTTGGTAATAGTTTAGATACTATTTCTTGACCACGATAAAATTGGGTATATCCTTTTTGATTTCCAAATCCTGAAACATTGGAGACGGTCATTCCATTAATTCCAAGATCAGAAAGAGCTGTTTTAACATCGTTTAGTTTTTCGGGTCTTATAATCGCCTCAATTTTTTTCATAGTTACACCGCCTATTTATCGTTTCTTTTGGGATAATTTTTACATTCTAATTCAGATATGAAATACTAATCTTAAAATTTGATACAATCTTCTTTATTATAACAGAAAGATATTCGAGATAAAATCCTAGTCAAGATGTAATAGGGCTGGGCAATGTTGCGCACACAGGTTCATTTTGAGCCTGGGCAACCAGTTAACAGTGATTTACGATAATAGGTTCACGCTGAAAATTTAATATTTGCTATTTATAAGAAAAACCGGGTCTTAAACCCGGTTTTGTGGTGTCTTCTTTTTAAATGGCGAATTTTTCCCTCGATCAGGCTTGCCGGTTTGTGCAGAATCTGCCGCTTTATTTGACATAAATCACCCCTCCTTTAATTGATAAAGTTCCCTAACGGAGTTAAATGATACCGTGGAATTCATCTCAAAGTTTTACGCTAGGATTTAAAACTGGTTTTTCGTAGTTTCTGTTAGCCAAAGGTGTTGATTGTACGGAACGATTTGCGGTTTGAATAAGCTCTACTCAGGATAAGTAGTTTCTTTGTCTTTTCCATAATCGGTCCGCCCATCCTGGTCTGGTGAATGCCCGCCAGGAAGTGTTTCACGTTTCGGAAAGGGGCGTTTTTTCGTCGAGGGCTGATCCTGCTTCTCCATGGTTATCCCTCCTCTTGATACATTTAGGTTTCCCAGTCCAATCGTAAATTTATACGAAAATCAGATGACTAAAAGAAGAAAATTGGAAGATAAAAGGTTAAGAGATTTGGAAATGGCTTCTGTAGTACTATACAAAGATTATATTGACATGGTATGTAACACATGTTAGACTCAGCGTAGTGAATTTAATAAGTATGCTCTTATCCGGAGTGGTGGAGGGACTAGCCCAATGAAGCCCGGCAACCCGCTTGCTGCATTCAGTAATATTGTGTGCGCAAGCATGGTGCTAATTCTTGCAGGAGTGAATTCTTCTGAT is a window encoding:
- a CDS encoding P-II family nitrogen regulator, with amino-acid sequence MKKIEAIIRPEKLNDVKTALSDLGINGMTVSNVSGFGNQKGYTQFYRGQEIVSKLLPKIKLEVVVTSVKVDEVITALVESSKTGKFGDGKIFVYDVADAIRIRTGEHGETAL